One stretch of Burkholderia oklahomensis C6786 DNA includes these proteins:
- the tssG gene encoding type VI secretion system baseplate subunit TssG encodes MAHVMLETVVRDTALSSQLLARLRAEPWRYSFLTLLRRIGADPRIDPVGTARRPQAEPFRLGQQPSLAFAPREIASVGEASGRVKVRLFGLGMLGPNGPLPIHVTEIARDREESRRDATLGNFLDIFHHRYLTLLYRAWASAQAAAGLDRPGDERFSFYIASLTGQDTDEIGRRPLPAHARLSASPHLVREARNPDGLRMTLARYFGVPVTIEENVFHWIQVDPLEHSYLGKPGASSTMAEGAMLGELVPDRQHKFRIVVGPLDIDEYLRFTPQGEDLPRLVEWVRAFVGYEFEWELELRIKPNGAPPAVMGGTQQLGWSGWLGRSPSGEPVTGMRFEPERYADRFDRDADRSAQPLRA; translated from the coding sequence ATGGCGCACGTCATGCTCGAGACCGTCGTGCGCGATACGGCGCTTTCGTCGCAGCTGCTCGCGCGGCTGCGCGCCGAGCCGTGGCGCTACAGCTTCCTGACGCTTCTGCGGCGCATCGGCGCGGATCCCCGCATCGATCCGGTCGGCACCGCCAGGCGCCCGCAGGCGGAGCCGTTTCGACTCGGACAGCAGCCGAGCCTCGCATTCGCGCCGCGCGAGATCGCGAGCGTCGGCGAGGCGAGCGGGCGGGTCAAGGTGCGCCTGTTCGGTCTGGGCATGCTGGGGCCGAACGGGCCGCTGCCCATCCACGTGACGGAGATCGCGCGCGATCGCGAGGAGAGCCGGCGCGACGCGACGCTCGGCAATTTCCTCGACATTTTTCATCATCGCTATCTGACGCTGCTGTATCGCGCATGGGCATCGGCGCAGGCGGCCGCGGGTCTCGACAGGCCGGGCGACGAGCGGTTTTCGTTCTATATCGCGAGTCTCACCGGTCAGGACACCGACGAGATCGGTCGCCGTCCGCTGCCCGCGCATGCGCGTCTGTCGGCGTCTCCGCATCTGGTGCGCGAGGCGCGCAACCCGGATGGCCTGCGCATGACGCTCGCGCGGTACTTCGGCGTGCCGGTGACGATCGAGGAAAACGTGTTTCACTGGATTCAGGTGGATCCGCTCGAGCACAGCTATCTCGGCAAGCCGGGCGCTTCGTCGACCATGGCCGAAGGTGCGATGCTCGGCGAGCTGGTGCCGGACCGGCAGCACAAATTCCGCATCGTCGTCGGGCCGCTCGATATCGACGAATACCTGCGCTTCACGCCCCAGGGCGAAGACTTGCCGCGGCTCGTTGAGTGGGTGAGGGCATTTGTCGGCTACGAGTTCGAATGGGAGCTGGAGCTGCGCATCAAGCCGAACGGCGCGCCGCCGGCGGTGATGGGCGGGACGCAGCAGCTCGGCTGGTCAGGGTGGCTCGGCCGTTCGCCTTCGGGCGAGCCGGTGACGGGCATGCGTTTCGAACCCGAGCGGTATGCGGACCGATTCGATCGCGATGCCGACCGATCCGCCCAGCCGCTTCGCGCGTGA
- a CDS encoding type VI secretion system Vgr family protein encodes MPNFPAARTVTVSGPALPVSPVGDPALQLSAVHGNETLSEIYAYTLDCLTPPDLTLPDEQAANLDLKAMIGKALTVTVQLEGMGAFVPGMPGLSGAANIGQGKREISGIVTGASFEGQLNRQCRYRLTMQPWIYLVDQRSDYRIFQNRTVEEIVDEVLNAYSYSYDKRLSGRYPKLAYQVQYGETDFAFIQRLMQEHGIYWFFEHSNKVHRMVLVDHLGAHKPVESAAYRTLRYYPPGHKIDMEYIDAFNTAERIQPGRWTTSDFDFEHPKARLGVENALPQDTAHNGLERYEWPGDYTDPALGEHFARVRMEEVRAQGERASGGGNVRDVVCGTTFTLEGYPHASANREYLVLGASFTATETEGAAGPGEYRIGTSFVVQPATTVFRPPRTVRRPRTRGPQTAVVTGPPGQEIWTDQYGRVKLKFHWDRSPVRDQNSSCWVRVSYAWAGNSYGGINIPRVGSEVIVDFENGDPDRPIVTGQVYNALHMPPWALPDNATQSGMLSRTPAGSGENANMLRFEDKAGEEQIKLHAERNYDVSVERDSTITVGRKHLTLVGLDLPPVPSTRSPLDRLIELLRLGGAPRPASPGQRPMHRQQQQQPQQQQQQQRQQQQQQQQYQQQYQQLKPQRQMQRVGGLQALAANVAKALQDIVAVLTDSSATASVSTVQGASASVVFGDTKGVNVGHTVTITSGNARTEVNGTNFSQHAASVSLTGMSTGLTGFSTSETGSSVDTKGCSISTTGASISTTGMKYEKTVKDFSEKKQCVCFVDGIHITL; translated from the coding sequence ATGCCGAATTTTCCCGCCGCTCGTACCGTCACGGTCAGCGGCCCCGCATTGCCGGTGTCGCCCGTCGGCGACCCTGCGCTTCAACTGAGTGCCGTCCACGGCAACGAGACATTGTCGGAGATCTACGCGTACACGCTGGACTGCTTGACGCCGCCGGACCTGACGCTGCCGGACGAACAGGCCGCGAACCTCGACCTGAAGGCGATGATCGGCAAGGCGCTGACCGTGACCGTCCAGCTCGAGGGGATGGGCGCGTTCGTGCCCGGCATGCCGGGGCTGTCCGGCGCCGCCAATATCGGCCAGGGCAAGCGCGAGATCAGCGGCATCGTGACCGGTGCGAGCTTCGAAGGCCAGTTGAACCGGCAGTGCCGATACCGGCTCACGATGCAGCCATGGATCTATCTGGTCGACCAGCGCTCGGACTATCGGATTTTCCAGAACAGGACCGTGGAAGAGATCGTCGACGAAGTGCTGAACGCGTACTCGTACTCGTACGACAAGCGGCTGAGCGGCCGGTATCCGAAGCTGGCCTACCAGGTGCAGTACGGAGAGACGGATTTCGCGTTCATCCAGCGGCTGATGCAGGAGCATGGCATCTACTGGTTCTTCGAGCACTCGAACAAGGTGCACCGGATGGTGCTCGTGGATCATCTGGGGGCGCACAAGCCGGTGGAAAGCGCCGCGTACCGCACGCTGCGGTACTACCCGCCCGGACACAAGATCGATATGGAATATATCGACGCGTTCAATACGGCCGAGCGCATCCAGCCCGGCCGCTGGACCACGAGCGACTTCGATTTCGAGCATCCGAAGGCGCGTCTCGGCGTCGAGAACGCGCTGCCGCAGGACACCGCGCACAACGGGCTCGAACGATACGAATGGCCGGGCGACTACACGGATCCGGCGCTCGGCGAGCACTTTGCCCGGGTGCGGATGGAGGAAGTGCGCGCGCAAGGCGAGCGCGCGTCGGGCGGCGGCAATGTGCGCGACGTCGTGTGCGGCACGACGTTCACGCTGGAAGGCTATCCGCACGCCAGCGCGAACCGGGAGTACCTGGTGCTCGGCGCGTCGTTCACGGCCACGGAAACGGAGGGGGCGGCGGGCCCGGGCGAATACCGGATCGGCACGTCGTTTGTCGTGCAGCCCGCCACCACCGTGTTCCGGCCGCCGCGCACGGTGCGCAGGCCGCGCACGCGCGGGCCGCAGACGGCGGTCGTGACCGGTCCGCCCGGGCAGGAAATCTGGACGGATCAGTACGGGCGGGTCAAGCTGAAATTTCACTGGGACCGCTCACCCGTTCGCGACCAGAATTCGTCGTGCTGGGTACGGGTGTCGTATGCATGGGCGGGGAACAGCTACGGCGGCATCAACATTCCGCGGGTGGGTTCGGAAGTGATCGTCGATTTCGAGAACGGCGATCCGGACCGGCCCATCGTGACGGGGCAGGTGTACAACGCGTTGCACATGCCGCCGTGGGCGCTGCCGGACAATGCGACGCAAAGCGGGATGCTGAGTCGCACGCCGGCCGGCAGCGGCGAGAACGCCAACATGCTGCGCTTCGAAGACAAGGCCGGCGAAGAGCAGATCAAGCTGCACGCGGAGCGCAATTACGACGTGTCGGTGGAGCGGGATTCGACGATCACGGTCGGGCGCAAGCATCTGACGCTGGTGGGACTGGATTTGCCGCCGGTCCCATCTACACGGTCGCCGCTGGATCGGCTGATCGAATTGTTGCGGCTTGGAGGCGCGCCGCGTCCGGCTTCTCCCGGGCAACGCCCGATGCATCGGCAGCAACAGCAACAACCGCAGCAGCAACAGCAGCAACAGCGACAACAGCAACAACAACAGCAGCAATATCAGCAGCAATATCAGCAGTTGAAGCCGCAGCGTCAGATGCAACGCGTGGGCGGGCTTCAGGCGCTCGCCGCGAACGTCGCGAAAGCGCTGCAGGATATCGTGGCCGTGCTCACGGACAGTTCCGCCACCGCATCGGTTAGTACCGTGCAGGGCGCGTCCGCGTCCGTGGTGTTCGGCGACACGAAGGGCGTGAACGTCGGACACACCGTAACGATCACCAGTGGAAACGCACGTACGGAAGTCAACGGGACGAATTTTTCGCAACACGCGGCCAGCGTCTCGTTGACCGGTATGTCGACGGGCCTTACCGGATTCAGCACCAGTGAAACCGGGTCGAGTGTCGACACGAAGGGATGCAGCATTTCGACGACAGGCGCGAGTATCTCGACGACCGGAATGAAGTACGAAAAAACCGTCAAGGATTTCTCCGAAAAAAAACAATGCGTGTGCTTTGTAGACGGAATTCACATCACTTTGTGA
- a CDS encoding ImpA family type VI secretion system protein, with protein sequence MSDNKKHAGKSASARTPKAHDWMAPVDPAAPCGADLEYDPEFVVLSAKVAPRAEAQYGDFVGSPEPVNWSDVDRDCRRLMMRSKDMRLAVLFTRCRTRLAGAAGLAEGAGLLAVWLATFPDAIHPQPDVDADRDAALEIRKNALQALTDADGLLADVREIALTRSTAIRLQVRDVERAFAQPRPGDALAPESVVRQLDELQAQQPAVLAGFDEALASVGAIDAWSREHLGAYAPDLSALAALLRPVAGRSVRSGGADSAAAPADVSADASADAPSMRKGGRTQADESPPAHGEGVAALIAGSVGRGAIATPADRHAARELIRQAREWFEQHEPSSPIPVLLRRAEYFVGKRYAEVVHAIPGELLAQWGGDES encoded by the coding sequence ATGAGCGACAACAAGAAACACGCCGGCAAATCCGCGTCGGCCCGGACGCCCAAGGCGCACGACTGGATGGCGCCGGTCGATCCGGCCGCGCCGTGCGGGGCGGATCTTGAATACGATCCCGAATTCGTCGTGCTGTCGGCGAAGGTCGCCCCCCGGGCGGAAGCCCAGTATGGCGACTTCGTCGGATCGCCGGAGCCCGTGAACTGGAGCGACGTCGATCGCGACTGCCGGCGGCTGATGATGCGCAGCAAGGACATGCGCCTCGCGGTGCTGTTCACCCGGTGCCGCACCCGGCTCGCCGGGGCGGCGGGGCTCGCGGAAGGCGCCGGCCTGCTTGCCGTATGGCTCGCGACGTTTCCGGACGCGATTCACCCGCAGCCCGACGTCGACGCGGACCGCGATGCGGCGCTGGAGATCCGCAAGAATGCGCTGCAGGCGCTCACCGACGCCGACGGGCTGCTGGCGGACGTGCGGGAGATCGCATTGACCCGGTCGACCGCGATTCGCCTGCAGGTGCGCGACGTGGAGCGTGCGTTTGCGCAGCCGCGCCCCGGCGACGCGCTTGCGCCGGAGTCGGTCGTGCGCCAGCTCGACGAGCTGCAAGCGCAGCAGCCGGCCGTCCTCGCGGGCTTCGACGAAGCGCTCGCGAGCGTCGGCGCGATCGACGCATGGAGTCGCGAGCACCTCGGTGCGTATGCGCCCGACTTGTCGGCGCTCGCTGCGCTGCTTCGGCCTGTCGCGGGTCGGAGCGTGCGCTCGGGCGGCGCGGATTCGGCGGCCGCGCCCGCCGACGTGTCCGCTGATGCGTCCGCTGACGCGCCGTCGATGCGAAAGGGGGGGCGCACGCAGGCGGACGAATCGCCGCCGGCGCATGGCGAAGGCGTTGCGGCGCTAATCGCCGGCTCGGTCGGACGCGGTGCGATCGCGACGCCGGCGGATCGTCACGCCGCACGCGAGTTGATCCGGCAGGCGCGCGAGTGGTTCGAGCAGCATGAGCCGAGCAGCCCGATTCCGGTGCTGCTCAGGCGTGCCGAGTATTTCGTGGGAAAGCGCTATGCGGAAGTGGTGCACGCGATCCCGGGCGAACTGCTTGCGCAGTGGGGCGGCGACGAGTCCTGA
- the tssF gene encoding type VI secretion system baseplate subunit TssF, with product MDPRLLDYYNQELIYMRELAAEFAQAHPKIARRLGMQAGEVADPYVERLIESFCFMAARMQIKLDAEFPRFTGRLLEVLYPNYVAPTPSMAVARFYPSRTEGNLADGFRIARGTAFTARVPAGEKTACQFRSGQDVTLYPLEIAEARLTGIPPDIPALDRYVPAGTQVRGALRLRLRTTGNARVADLKGLDRLPLYLAGDDQVASHLFELLHAAGVATITGAPGEFATPGQPLSAVTVDAVVHEGLGADQSLLPLTWSKFHGHNLLHEYFACPGRFYFFALTGLEAGLRRVTGQEVEIVVLLDQSPERLANVVDASRFALFCTPVINLFARHMDRIELSSGQTEFRLVPARLAPLDYEVFSVEAMYGQVAATSAELEFRPLYQTLNNDEHNHGRYFSTRRERRLVSESARRYGTRTPYVGTEMFVSLVDQNEAPYSEEIRYLSVDALVTNRDLPSLVPRDGVRDLTVAESAPLESVGLIRAPSVPKAPYAEREMAWRLIRQLNFNYLPLDELDHRAGGQGLRDLLRLFLTGDEADNRRQIESLVGVKTRPVTRKLPGAGPLVFGRGVECSLTVDEPGFSGVSPYLFGVVLEHYLARHVSINVFTQTELHSIQRGRIARWPVRMGARGGA from the coding sequence GTGGACCCGCGACTGCTCGACTACTACAACCAGGAACTGATCTACATGCGCGAGCTCGCCGCCGAGTTCGCGCAGGCGCACCCGAAGATCGCGCGGCGCCTTGGCATGCAGGCGGGCGAAGTGGCCGATCCGTACGTCGAACGGCTGATCGAGTCGTTCTGCTTCATGGCCGCGCGCATGCAGATCAAGCTCGACGCGGAGTTCCCGCGCTTCACGGGCCGGCTGCTGGAAGTGCTTTATCCGAACTACGTGGCGCCCACGCCGTCGATGGCGGTCGCGCGCTTTTACCCGAGCCGCACGGAAGGCAATCTCGCGGACGGGTTTCGCATCGCGCGCGGCACCGCCTTTACCGCACGCGTGCCGGCCGGCGAGAAGACCGCCTGCCAGTTCCGCAGCGGCCAGGACGTGACGCTCTATCCGCTGGAGATCGCCGAGGCGAGGCTGACGGGCATTCCGCCCGACATCCCCGCGCTCGACCGCTATGTGCCGGCCGGCACGCAGGTGCGCGGCGCGCTGCGCCTGCGGCTGCGTACGACCGGCAACGCGCGCGTGGCCGATCTGAAGGGGCTGGACCGGCTGCCGCTGTATCTGGCGGGCGACGACCAGGTCGCCTCGCACCTCTTCGAGCTGCTGCACGCAGCCGGCGTCGCGACGATTACGGGTGCGCCCGGTGAATTCGCCACGCCCGGCCAGCCGCTCTCGGCCGTCACGGTCGATGCGGTCGTCCACGAAGGGCTCGGCGCAGACCAGAGCCTGCTGCCGCTCACGTGGTCGAAGTTCCACGGGCACAACCTGCTGCATGAATATTTCGCCTGTCCAGGGCGGTTCTACTTCTTCGCATTGACCGGACTCGAGGCGGGGTTGCGCCGCGTGACCGGCCAGGAGGTCGAGATCGTCGTGCTGCTCGACCAGTCGCCGGAGCGGCTCGCGAACGTCGTCGATGCATCGCGCTTCGCGCTGTTCTGCACGCCGGTGATCAACCTGTTTGCGCGCCACATGGACCGGATCGAACTGTCGTCGGGACAAACGGAGTTCCGCCTGGTGCCGGCTCGCCTGGCGCCGCTCGATTACGAGGTGTTTTCGGTGGAGGCGATGTACGGGCAGGTCGCGGCCACCTCCGCCGAACTCGAGTTCCGGCCGCTGTACCAGACGCTGAACAACGACGAGCACAATCATGGCCGATATTTCTCGACACGGCGCGAGCGCAGGCTCGTGTCGGAATCGGCGCGCCGCTACGGCACGCGTACGCCCTATGTCGGCACGGAGATGTTCGTGTCGCTCGTCGACCAGAACGAGGCGCCTTATAGCGAGGAAATTCGCTACCTGTCGGTCGATGCGCTGGTGACGAACCGCGATCTGCCGAGCCTCGTGCCGCGCGACGGCGTGCGCGACCTGACGGTGGCCGAATCCGCGCCTCTCGAAAGCGTCGGACTGATCCGCGCGCCGAGCGTGCCGAAGGCGCCGTATGCGGAGCGCGAGATGGCCTGGCGGCTGATTCGCCAGCTGAACTTCAATTACCTGCCGCTCGACGAACTCGATCACCGCGCCGGCGGCCAGGGATTGCGCGATCTGCTGCGGCTGTTCCTGACGGGCGACGAGGCCGACAACCGGCGGCAGATCGAAAGTCTCGTCGGCGTGAAGACGCGGCCGGTGACGCGCAAGCTGCCCGGCGCGGGCCCGCTCGTCTTCGGGCGCGGCGTCGAATGCTCGCTGACGGTCGACGAGCCGGGGTTTTCCGGCGTGAGCCCCTACCTGTTCGGCGTGGTTCTCGAACACTATCTGGCGCGGCACGTATCGATCAACGTCTTCACGCAGACCGAGCTGCATTCGATACAGCGCGGCCGCATCGCGCGCTGGCCGGTGCGCATGGGCGCGCGGGGGGGAGCCTGA
- a CDS encoding type VI secretion system accessory protein TagJ, producing the protein MTMPIPSDSLSAAEAGSSRDLPLEARLASMETTVRAQPAVAEHRWSLFQLLCVTGQWARAVQQLQVHAQLAPQQAQAAQAYRDLVRAERWRARVVAGQARPGFVFEAPQWIDDLLEALRVASIGRHDEADRVRERALDQAPLVAGRMPPALFDWIADSDSRFGPVCEIVTAGHYRWLPFSEISAWHVARPAKLLDLVWAPCALKLVDGSLVRGFMPARYPGSEAGQAGVEPCAPQAVDALRLGRRTVWREVGRTGVIALGRKTWSTSAGDFGLFELEACEFGERALAPDASGTATHEPAREGDTDERA; encoded by the coding sequence ATGACGATGCCGATTCCCTCCGATTCGCTCTCCGCCGCCGAGGCCGGTTCGTCGCGCGATCTGCCGCTCGAAGCGAGGCTGGCGAGCATGGAGACGACCGTCCGCGCGCAGCCTGCGGTCGCGGAGCACCGCTGGTCGCTCTTTCAGCTGCTGTGTGTGACGGGGCAATGGGCGCGCGCGGTTCAGCAGTTGCAGGTCCATGCGCAGCTCGCTCCGCAGCAGGCGCAGGCGGCCCAGGCATATCGCGATCTGGTTCGCGCCGAGCGTTGGCGCGCCAGGGTGGTGGCCGGACAGGCGCGGCCCGGATTCGTGTTCGAGGCCCCGCAGTGGATCGACGATTTGCTGGAGGCGTTGCGCGTCGCGTCGATCGGCAGGCACGACGAGGCCGACCGCGTGCGGGAGCGCGCGCTCGATCAGGCGCCACTCGTCGCGGGGCGCATGCCGCCTGCGCTGTTTGACTGGATCGCCGACAGCGATTCGCGGTTCGGACCGGTTTGCGAGATCGTGACCGCCGGGCATTATCGCTGGCTGCCGTTTTCGGAGATCTCCGCGTGGCACGTCGCGCGTCCGGCCAAACTGCTCGATCTCGTATGGGCGCCCTGCGCGCTGAAGCTCGTCGACGGCAGCCTGGTGCGGGGTTTCATGCCGGCGCGCTATCCGGGTTCGGAAGCAGGGCAGGCGGGCGTCGAGCCATGCGCGCCCCAGGCGGTTGACGCGCTGCGTCTGGGCCGCAGGACGGTATGGCGCGAGGTCGGTCGCACCGGCGTGATCGCGCTTGGCCGGAAGACCTGGTCGACGAGCGCGGGCGACTTCGGCCTGTTCGAACTGGAAGCCTGCGAGTTCGGGGAGCGAGCGCTTGCGCCCGACGCGAGCGGCACGGCAACGCATGAACCGGCGCGCGAGGGGGACACCGATGAGCGTGCATGA
- the tssE gene encoding type VI secretion system baseplate subunit TssE, translating to MSVHEKGVPLPDRGNDRRTGDDGAATPRRANTHLLPTLLDRLRDDAPQRQTEAPGEYAVTRMQMRGIVQRDLAFLLNTMSIDEHIDRERYPEAAASTVNFGMPPLAGAFMASRKWAEIERIIRRVIRDFEPRLIAETLVVAPSKDVEAAERSNVLSFEVRGMIRMDPYPLEFMVQSSLDLETSQVNITGMRAS from the coding sequence ATGAGCGTGCATGAGAAGGGCGTGCCGCTGCCGGACAGGGGCAACGACAGGCGCACGGGCGACGATGGCGCGGCGACGCCGCGCCGCGCGAACACGCACCTGCTGCCCACGCTGCTCGACCGCCTGCGCGACGATGCGCCCCAGCGCCAGACGGAGGCGCCCGGCGAATACGCGGTGACGCGCATGCAGATGCGCGGCATCGTCCAGCGGGACCTTGCGTTTCTGCTCAACACGATGAGCATCGACGAGCACATCGACCGGGAACGATATCCGGAAGCGGCGGCATCGACCGTCAACTTCGGCATGCCGCCGCTCGCCGGCGCGTTCATGGCCTCACGCAAGTGGGCCGAGATCGAGCGGATCATCCGTCGGGTGATTCGCGACTTCGAGCCGAGGCTGATCGCGGAAACGCTCGTCGTCGCTCCGTCGAAGGACGTCGAGGCCGCCGAACGCTCCAACGTGCTGTCGTTCGAGGTGCGAGGGATGATCCGCATGGACCCCTATCCGCTCGAATTCATGGTCCAGAGCTCGCTCGATCTGGAAACGAGCCAGGTGAACATCACCGGCATGCGCGCGAGCTGA
- a CDS encoding TagK domain-containing protein yields the protein MKYAEAMPRRADASPAATRDADAPLMETLLTGSPEAGLRDAMRDGNAVLGLIGTAISAETFARRQGDPAADIATAAGSPVQARDLMHSLYEQYCGALEDPQASLASDWPAQMTLVRRPPPDQRSDRRKEAEEAGEADSIDALVSGSPVFDDVFGLLGPGDTPDPAAMEPIPEVLRLFAPAEYHAAMARRAGSLPPALARREHQTLAIDSPLPASGSASNHDTP from the coding sequence ATGAAATACGCCGAAGCGATGCCGCGGCGCGCCGACGCTTCGCCCGCGGCTACCCGCGACGCGGACGCGCCGCTCATGGAAACGCTGCTGACCGGCTCGCCGGAAGCCGGCTTGCGTGACGCGATGCGCGACGGCAACGCGGTGCTCGGCCTCATCGGCACGGCGATATCGGCGGAAACGTTCGCTCGCCGGCAGGGCGACCCCGCAGCGGATATCGCGACGGCGGCCGGCAGTCCGGTCCAGGCGCGGGACCTGATGCATTCGCTGTACGAGCAGTACTGCGGAGCACTTGAAGATCCGCAGGCGTCGCTCGCGAGTGACTGGCCGGCCCAAATGACGCTCGTGCGCAGGCCGCCGCCCGATCAGCGAAGCGATCGGCGCAAGGAGGCCGAGGAGGCCGGGGAAGCGGATTCGATCGACGCACTCGTGTCCGGCTCGCCCGTCTTCGACGATGTCTTCGGCTTGCTCGGACCGGGCGACACGCCCGATCCGGCGGCGATGGAGCCGATTCCGGAGGTCCTGCGGCTTTTTGCTCCGGCCGAATATCATGCGGCGATGGCGCGCCGGGCGGGTAGCCTGCCGCCCGCGCTTGCCCGGCGGGAACACCAGACGCTCGCCATCGATAGTCCGCTGCCGGCGTCGGGCTCGGCCTCGAACCACGACACGCCATGA